One genomic window of Paenisporosarcina antarctica includes the following:
- a CDS encoding response regulator transcription factor, whose product MNILLAEDDLKLGRLLAHSLKKEFHQVDWVTDGQAAYDYSSSNLYDVIILDWMMPEMTGQEVCSMLRKENCPSSILMLTARDSVDDRVMGLDSGADDYVVKPFEFDELFARIRALARRSIKPLLEETIEVGPLLLIKSAHTLQVNNQPISLTHKEYLLMESLMTNAGHVLTRAQLINKIWGIDAEVFDNNLDVLVKLTRKKMREAHVEQMIKSVRNVGYQIG is encoded by the coding sequence ATGAATATTTTATTGGCAGAAGATGATCTGAAGTTAGGTCGTCTTCTTGCGCATAGTCTTAAAAAAGAATTTCATCAAGTGGACTGGGTAACAGATGGACAGGCGGCGTACGATTATTCGTCTTCTAATTTATATGATGTGATTATTCTCGATTGGATGATGCCTGAAATGACTGGTCAAGAAGTGTGTTCAATGCTTCGGAAAGAAAATTGTCCGTCATCTATTTTAATGTTAACGGCTCGTGATAGTGTCGATGATCGGGTAATGGGACTGGATTCAGGAGCAGACGACTATGTGGTGAAACCTTTTGAATTTGATGAGTTATTTGCACGTATCCGGGCTTTAGCAAGACGTTCGATCAAACCGCTACTAGAAGAGACCATTGAAGTTGGACCTCTGCTACTAATTAAATCGGCCCATACACTGCAAGTAAATAATCAGCCGATTAGTCTTACTCATAAAGAATACTTACTTATGGAATCTTTAATGACTAACGCGGGACATGTACTTACAAGAGCGCAATTGATTAATAAAATTTGGGGTATTGACGCGGAAGTGTTTGATAATAATCTCGACGTATTAGTAAAATTGACACGAAAAAAAATGAGAGAAGCACATGTAGAACAAATGATTAAAAGTGTTCGCAATGTGGGCTATCAAATCGGATGA
- a CDS encoding sensor histidine kinase, producing the protein MWSFAILTMVFLLLFVVIAYVTVSRSILSDQEDIVTAKISDKYIERFVHEANEQRGNEKNNDGDGDGDGDGDGDGDGDEVVDGDLIAIVSYKGEVVQGQGEELEKLIEEWIPKSLEIRELDEDDRDYLIAARPLENIGYVYSGTEITQQKEVLNRLFVVLLLLTALFTFVAMTLSFIMTGKAIRPIMNSVERQRDFVNDASHELRTPLSILSAGLVILEEEDGEKLSDFSKQTVDDMSDEVRRMTSLVNNLLLLARSDSGKLVLEKKEFDLSALLFRSIRSFSKVVEDNELSLTSDIQENVHFTGDQERLKQLLYLFLDNAIKYNRKNGNIRVQLNTTEIYNRISVIDTGIGIAPEHQIKIFNRFYRVDETRSRAMGSNGIGLSIARFIVQAHGGFIEVDSTVGKGTCFTILLPK; encoded by the coding sequence ATGTGGAGTTTTGCAATTTTAACAATGGTGTTCTTACTATTATTTGTAGTTATCGCCTATGTGACAGTGTCCAGGTCTATCTTAAGTGACCAGGAAGACATAGTAACTGCTAAGATTTCAGATAAGTACATCGAACGTTTTGTCCATGAGGCAAATGAGCAGAGGGGAAACGAGAAAAATAATGATGGAGATGGAGATGGAGATGGAGATGGAGATGGAGATGGAGATGGAGATGAAGTTGTAGATGGTGATTTAATTGCCATCGTTTCATATAAAGGAGAAGTTGTTCAGGGACAAGGTGAAGAACTAGAGAAATTAATAGAAGAGTGGATTCCGAAATCACTGGAGATTAGAGAATTGGATGAAGATGATCGTGATTATTTGATCGCGGCTAGACCACTTGAAAATATCGGATATGTTTATAGTGGGACTGAAATTACCCAACAAAAAGAAGTGTTGAATCGACTGTTTGTAGTACTTCTATTATTGACCGCACTATTTACATTTGTAGCCATGACGCTTTCCTTTATTATGACTGGGAAAGCAATTCGCCCAATTATGAATTCCGTTGAGCGCCAACGTGATTTTGTTAATGATGCGTCTCATGAACTTCGAACTCCTCTCAGTATTCTCTCTGCTGGACTTGTCATATTGGAGGAGGAAGATGGTGAGAAACTGTCTGATTTTTCAAAGCAAACGGTCGATGATATGTCTGATGAAGTGAGGAGAATGACTTCACTAGTGAATAATTTGTTGCTACTTGCCCGATCCGATTCTGGCAAGTTAGTGCTGGAGAAGAAAGAGTTCGATTTGTCTGCACTTCTCTTTCGCTCAATTCGTTCATTCTCCAAAGTTGTAGAAGATAATGAGTTATCACTGACAAGCGATATACAGGAAAATGTGCACTTCACGGGAGACCAAGAACGGCTTAAGCAGCTTCTATATTTATTTTTAGATAATGCCATAAAATATAACAGAAAAAATGGAAACATCCGTGTTCAATTAAACACAACAGAGATATATAATCGTATTTCAGTAATAGATACTGGAATTGGAATTGCACCAGAGCATCAGATAAAAATATTTAATCGCTTTTATCGAGTAGATGAAACGCGTTCACGAGCTATGGGCAGTAACGGCATCGGTCTTTCCATTGCACGTTTTATTGTACAAGCACATGGAGGGTTCATTGAAGTAGACAGTACAGTCGGTAAAGGGACTTGTTTTACGATACTTTTGCCCAAATAA
- a CDS encoding PrkA family serine protein kinase has protein sequence MDILNKVKSYREEENKLKWEGTFSEYLAIVKERPSVAQTAHSRVYNMIKSSGLTERNGQKLYHFFGEEIFGLELALERLVEEYFHPAAKRLDVRKRILLLMGPVSGGKSTIVTLLKRGFEKYSKTDEGAVYSIKGCPMHEDPLHLIPHELRTDFFDEYGIHIEGSLSPLNVMRLEKEYHGHLEDVMVERIFFSEDKRVGIGTYTPSDPKSQDIADLTGSIDFSTIAEFGSESDPRAYRFDGELNKANRGMMEFQEMLKLDEKFLWLLLSLTQEGNFKAGRFALISADELIVAHTNETEYLSFISNKKNEALHSRIIVMPIPYNLKVSQEERIYEKMIKDSDMTHVHIAPQALRAAAIFSILTRLEVPKKQGIDIVKKMRLYDGENVEGFNQIDVEELQKEFPNEGMNGIDPRYVINRISSAIIRKEVPSINALDVLRSLKEGLDQHASISTEDRDKYMNYIGIARREYDEIAKKEIQKAFVYSYEESAITLMDNYLDNVEAFCNKNKIRDVLTGEEMNPDEKLMRSIEEQIGISENAKKAFREEILIRLSAYARKGKRFEYNSHERLREAIQKKLFADLKDVVKITTSSKTPDESHLKKINEVVARLIDEHGYNSISANELLRYVGSLLNR, from the coding sequence ATGGATATTTTAAATAAGGTGAAGAGTTACCGTGAAGAAGAAAACAAACTTAAGTGGGAAGGCACATTTTCCGAATACTTAGCCATTGTGAAGGAAAGACCAAGCGTTGCCCAAACGGCTCATTCACGCGTTTATAATATGATAAAGAGTTCTGGTTTAACGGAAAGAAACGGTCAGAAATTGTACCATTTTTTCGGGGAAGAAATATTTGGGCTTGAGCTGGCGCTTGAACGACTTGTAGAAGAATACTTTCATCCAGCAGCAAAAAGACTTGATGTTCGAAAACGTATTTTACTCTTAATGGGGCCAGTTAGTGGTGGGAAATCGACCATTGTAACACTACTAAAACGTGGTTTTGAGAAATATTCCAAGACAGATGAAGGCGCAGTTTATTCAATTAAAGGTTGTCCTATGCACGAAGATCCACTCCACCTTATTCCGCATGAGTTGCGTACCGATTTTTTTGATGAGTATGGGATTCATATTGAGGGAAGTTTGTCACCGTTAAACGTAATGCGGCTTGAGAAGGAATATCATGGGCATCTTGAAGATGTAATGGTTGAGCGTATTTTCTTCTCCGAAGACAAACGAGTTGGAATTGGAACGTATACTCCATCTGACCCGAAATCACAAGATATTGCTGATTTAACGGGGAGTATTGATTTTTCAACGATTGCAGAATTTGGTTCTGAATCTGATCCTCGTGCCTATCGTTTTGATGGTGAATTAAATAAAGCAAACCGTGGAATGATGGAATTTCAAGAAATGTTAAAATTAGATGAAAAATTCCTTTGGTTGTTGTTATCTTTGACACAGGAAGGTAATTTTAAAGCAGGTAGATTTGCATTAATTAGTGCTGATGAGCTGATTGTAGCCCATACGAACGAAACAGAATATCTTTCATTTATATCAAATAAGAAAAATGAGGCACTTCATTCAAGAATTATTGTAATGCCGATTCCGTACAATTTAAAAGTTAGTCAGGAAGAACGGATTTATGAAAAAATGATTAAGGATAGTGATATGACGCATGTACATATTGCTCCCCAGGCACTTCGAGCTGCTGCAATTTTTTCGATTTTGACAAGACTGGAAGTTCCTAAAAAACAAGGTATTGATATTGTGAAAAAAATGCGACTTTATGATGGGGAAAATGTGGAAGGATTTAACCAAATTGATGTCGAGGAACTTCAGAAGGAGTTTCCAAATGAAGGGATGAATGGAATTGATCCGCGTTATGTGATCAACAGAATTTCATCAGCAATCATTCGTAAGGAAGTTCCATCCATTAATGCACTGGATGTTTTACGTTCACTAAAAGAAGGGCTAGACCAACATGCCTCTATTTCAACGGAAGACCGGGATAAATATATGAATTATATTGGCATAGCTAGAAGAGAATATGATGAAATTGCCAAGAAAGAAATTCAAAAAGCCTTTGTCTATTCCTATGAAGAGTCAGCAATAACATTAATGGATAATTACCTTGATAATGTAGAAGCATTTTGTAATAAAAATAAAATTAGAGATGTGTTAACGGGTGAAGAAATGAATCCCGACGAAAAACTAATGCGCTCCATTGAAGAACAAATTGGCATTTCAGAAAATGCTAAAAAAGCATTTAGAGAGGAAATACTCATTCGCCTTTCTGCCTATGCTAGAAAAGGAAAACGTTTTGAATATAACTCTCATGAGCGTTTACGTGAAGCCATTCAAAAGAAACTTTTTGCGGATTTAAAAGATGTTGTCAAAATTACCACTTCATCCAAAACACCAGATGAATCACATCTCAAAAAGATTAACGAAGTAGTCGCTAGATTAATTGATGAACATGGTTATAATTCTATTTCAGCCAATGAATTATTACGTTACGTTGGTAGCTTGCTCAATCGCTAA
- the yhbH gene encoding sporulation protein YhbH, which translates to MNEKPNDRFVISQENWTLHRKGHQDQIRHMDKVKEAIKNNLPDLISEESIIMSNGRDVIKIPIRSLDEYKIRYNSDKSKHVGQGDGDSKIGDVVAGDSGDGKKGSGKGKEAGDQAGQDFYEAEVTISELEDVLFKEMELPNLKRKEQADTTTEKIEFNDIRRKGLMGNIDKKRTILTAIKRNSINGKAEITPIHNDDLRFKTWNDVLKPESKAVVLAMMDTSASMGNFEKYMARSFFFWMTKFLRSKYETVEIEFIAHHTEAKVVSEEDFFSKGESGGTICSSAYEKALELVEQKYNPALFNIYPFHFSDGENMSRDNEKCVKLVNELMEVSSMFGYGEVNTHSRYSTLMTTYKSISNPKFRHYVLKEKHDVYNSLKSFFQKDMTSV; encoded by the coding sequence ATGAACGAAAAACCTAATGATCGTTTTGTCATCTCACAGGAAAATTGGACTCTCCATCGAAAAGGACACCAAGATCAGATCCGACATATGGACAAAGTAAAAGAAGCGATTAAGAATAACTTACCCGATTTAATTAGTGAAGAGAGTATTATTATGTCAAATGGACGAGATGTTATTAAAATTCCAATTCGTTCGTTAGACGAGTACAAAATTCGATACAATTCCGATAAGTCAAAACACGTTGGCCAAGGGGATGGCGATAGTAAAATTGGTGATGTTGTTGCTGGTGACTCTGGGGATGGAAAAAAAGGTTCAGGGAAAGGGAAAGAAGCTGGGGACCAAGCAGGGCAAGACTTTTATGAGGCAGAGGTCACAATATCCGAGTTAGAAGATGTTCTTTTCAAAGAAATGGAGTTACCGAACTTGAAACGAAAAGAACAAGCTGACACAACAACCGAAAAAATTGAATTTAATGATATTCGTAGAAAAGGACTTATGGGTAACATTGATAAAAAGCGCACGATATTAACGGCTATCAAAAGAAACTCTATAAATGGAAAGGCTGAAATTACGCCAATCCATAATGATGACTTACGTTTTAAAACATGGAATGATGTATTGAAACCTGAATCCAAAGCAGTTGTTCTTGCAATGATGGATACGAGTGCGTCCATGGGTAACTTTGAAAAATATATGGCTAGAAGCTTCTTTTTCTGGATGACTAAGTTTTTACGTTCCAAATATGAAACGGTCGAAATTGAATTTATAGCTCATCATACAGAAGCTAAAGTGGTTTCAGAAGAAGATTTTTTTTCAAAGGGAGAAAGTGGTGGAACAATTTGTTCATCCGCTTATGAAAAAGCACTAGAGCTTGTTGAACAAAAATACAATCCTGCGCTGTTCAATATTTACCCATTTCACTTTTCAGATGGAGAAAACATGTCGCGGGATAATGAAAAGTGTGTGAAGCTTGTAAATGAACTGATGGAAGTTTCCAGCATGTTTGGATATGGAGAAGTGAATACGCATAGTCGATATTCAACATTAATGACCACATATAAGTCAATTTCTAACCCTAAGTTTCGTCACTATGTATTGAAAGAAAAACACGATGTTTACAATTCATTAAAAAGCTTTTTTCAAAAAGATATGACTTCCGTTTGA
- a CDS encoding SpoVR family protein, translated as METKLHRAIAEITEIASGFGLDYYPMHYEICPADIIYTFGAYGMPTRFTHWSFGKQFHKMKLQYDLGLSQIYELVINSNPCYAFLLDTNSLTQNKLIIAHVLAHCDFFKNNVRFSNTRQDMVESMTATAERIANYEMLHGKVEVERFLDAVLAIQEHIDPSIIRPKLPDYVLDEEEEEEEVVRKTVYDDLWNLDRSVADKKKTIVQKRKKFPPKPEKDLLLFIEQYSRELEDWQRDILTMMREEMLYFWPQLETKIMNEGWASYWHQRIIREMDLTTDEAIDFASLNAGVVQPSKTSINPYYLGLKIFEDIEKRYDNPTAEMIKLGVKPNSGRERMFEVREIESDISFIRNYLTKELVKKEDLYLFEKKSGKYEITDKDYENVRDQLVSMRVNGGFPYIVVEEGDYSRNGELYLKHGYEGTELDPHYLENVLPYIYQLWGRSVYLETYVENKPILYSYDGKKVFRRLL; from the coding sequence ATGGAAACAAAACTTCATCGTGCAATTGCTGAGATCACTGAAATTGCCTCTGGATTTGGCCTTGATTATTATCCGATGCATTATGAGATTTGTCCTGCTGATATTATTTATACATTCGGTGCTTACGGCATGCCAACACGTTTTACCCATTGGAGTTTTGGAAAGCAATTTCATAAAATGAAACTGCAATACGATTTGGGATTAAGTCAAATTTATGAGCTAGTCATTAATTCAAATCCTTGTTATGCGTTTTTGCTAGATACAAATAGTTTAACGCAAAATAAGCTCATTATTGCTCATGTACTTGCCCATTGTGACTTTTTTAAAAATAATGTTCGCTTTTCCAATACTAGACAAGATATGGTCGAGAGCATGACGGCAACCGCTGAGAGGATTGCTAATTATGAAATGCTTCATGGTAAAGTAGAGGTAGAACGTTTTTTAGACGCTGTATTAGCCATTCAAGAGCATATTGATCCTTCCATTATCAGACCTAAACTACCAGACTATGTTTTGGATGAGGAAGAGGAAGAAGAAGAAGTTGTGCGTAAAACTGTTTATGATGATTTGTGGAATTTAGATCGATCAGTAGCTGATAAGAAAAAAACAATCGTTCAAAAAAGAAAAAAATTCCCACCTAAGCCCGAGAAAGATTTATTATTATTTATTGAGCAGTACAGTCGTGAACTGGAAGATTGGCAACGCGATATTTTAACCATGATGCGAGAAGAAATGCTTTATTTTTGGCCACAGTTAGAGACAAAAATTATGAATGAAGGCTGGGCTAGCTATTGGCATCAACGTATCATAAGAGAAATGGACTTAACAACTGATGAGGCGATTGATTTTGCTTCATTAAACGCTGGGGTAGTTCAACCATCTAAAACATCTATTAATCCATACTATTTGGGATTGAAAATTTTTGAAGACATCGAAAAGAGATACGATAATCCAACCGCAGAAATGATCAAATTAGGAGTTAAGCCAAATTCAGGTAGAGAAAGAATGTTTGAAGTAAGAGAAATTGAATCAGACATTTCATTTATTCGGAACTACTTAACAAAAGAATTGGTTAAGAAGGAAGATCTGTACCTATTTGAAAAAAAGAGTGGAAAGTATGAAATTACGGATAAAGATTATGAAAATGTAAGAGACCAACTTGTCTCCATGAGGGTAAATGGTGGATTCCCATATATTGTAGTTGAAGAGGGAGACTACTCTCGCAACGGTGAACTGTATTTAAAGCACGGCTATGAAGGAACCGAACTAGATCCTCACTACTTAGAAAATGTACTGCCATATATTTATCAACTGTGGGGACGTTCTGTTTATTTAGAAACGTATGTAGAGAATAAACCTATTCTTTATTCGTATGATGGAAAAAAAGTATTTCGTCGTTTATTATAA
- a CDS encoding peroxiredoxin-like family protein, with protein sequence MTTLLKEINSYKEVFKKKAPEEKQKLMAQATRELAELGDAQGLNIGDKVPDFKLPDATGKVVSITEELAKGPVILSFYRGGWCPYCNLELKAYQSELDSIKDAGAMLIAISPETPDASLSTIEKHDLKFIVLSDDRNKVAEQFDLVFKMPDYLIEIYKSSGLDVAGRNGNDDWELPKPATFVIDQTGKIVFAEVDSDYTNRVEPSKVIDIVKNM encoded by the coding sequence ATGACTACATTGCTAAAAGAAATTAACTCTTACAAAGAAGTATTTAAGAAAAAGGCTCCTGAAGAAAAACAGAAGTTAATGGCGCAAGCAACAAGAGAGTTAGCAGAGCTTGGTGATGCTCAGGGACTAAATATAGGAGACAAAGTACCTGACTTTAAACTACCTGATGCAACGGGTAAAGTGGTGTCTATTACTGAAGAACTCGCTAAAGGACCAGTAATTTTGTCATTTTATCGTGGTGGATGGTGCCCCTATTGCAATCTTGAGTTGAAAGCCTATCAAAGTGAGTTAGATTCAATCAAGGACGCTGGTGCAATGTTAATCGCCATTAGTCCAGAGACACCAGATGCATCATTGTCTACAATAGAAAAACACGATCTTAAATTCATTGTTCTAAGTGATGATCGTAATAAAGTCGCTGAACAATTTGATTTAGTATTCAAAATGCCCGATTATCTTATTGAAATATATAAGAGCTCTGGATTAGACGTTGCCGGAAGAAATGGTAATGATGATTGGGAACTTCCGAAACCTGCAACATTTGTAATCGATCAAACAGGTAAAATCGTATTTGCTGAAGTCGATTCTGATTACACAAACCGCGTAGAGCCATCTAAAGTAATTGACATTGTTAAAAACATGTAA
- a CDS encoding iron-containing alcohol dehydrogenase, whose translation MDKYEVFRSPQVTIYGREAFNQVGKETSLRGKKALIVSDKIMVSLGYVETCIDYLRKENIQIETYTGVNSEPTDQYVEEALSLFKEKNCDVIISLGGGSCIDTAKAIAVLATNGGYIGDYMGVAKYAGNSPVPHIAIPTTAGTGSEVTDATIITNVSNDEKMMIKQPAFMPAVAIVDPLLSMSSPKKVTAATGIDALSHAVEAYLSKKAQPMTDILALSAIKLIVSNIKTVYKNPDDLEAREAMSIGSMYAGMAFSNASVCLVHGMSRPIGAMFHVPHGESNAMLFPAVLEFSKDKCKERLATIGKLFTTHADKMEIHEASNFAVEQIKNLCMHLNIPNLKDWGIKQDDFENVIEKMATDALKSGSPNNNPRIPNQQEIEELYRICYDYQFSGSTVS comes from the coding sequence TTGGATAAGTATGAGGTTTTTAGATCGCCACAAGTGACGATATATGGGCGGGAAGCATTTAACCAAGTAGGAAAAGAAACGTCACTTAGAGGAAAGAAGGCTCTAATTGTAAGCGATAAAATAATGGTAAGCCTTGGTTATGTAGAAACATGTATCGACTATCTGAGAAAGGAAAATATTCAGATTGAAACATACACGGGAGTAAATTCTGAACCGACCGATCAATATGTTGAAGAAGCTCTGTCTTTATTTAAAGAAAAGAATTGCGATGTCATCATTTCACTCGGTGGGGGCAGCTGTATCGATACAGCAAAAGCAATTGCTGTTTTAGCTACGAATGGCGGCTATATAGGTGATTATATGGGGGTGGCGAAATATGCTGGAAATTCTCCAGTACCTCATATCGCAATACCAACAACAGCTGGGACAGGTTCAGAAGTAACGGATGCCACTATTATAACAAATGTAAGCAATGATGAAAAAATGATGATTAAGCAACCAGCCTTTATGCCCGCAGTGGCTATTGTCGACCCGTTGTTGTCGATGTCATCACCGAAAAAGGTGACGGCAGCTACTGGAATAGATGCACTAAGCCATGCTGTAGAAGCATATTTATCAAAAAAAGCACAACCTATGACAGATATTTTAGCATTATCAGCAATTAAATTAATTGTGTCGAACATAAAGACAGTATACAAAAATCCTGACGATTTAGAAGCGAGAGAAGCGATGTCAATTGGTTCAATGTACGCAGGAATGGCATTTTCAAATGCATCCGTATGTCTTGTTCACGGGATGTCACGACCTATAGGTGCCATGTTCCATGTTCCTCACGGTGAATCCAACGCCATGTTATTTCCAGCAGTTCTTGAGTTTAGTAAAGATAAATGTAAAGAAAGGCTCGCAACTATTGGTAAATTATTTACTACACATGCAGATAAAATGGAAATTCATGAAGCTTCCAACTTTGCGGTAGAACAAATAAAAAATTTATGTATGCATCTAAATATTCCTAATTTGAAGGACTGGGGTATTAAACAAGACGATTTTGAAAACGTTATTGAAAAAATGGCTACGGATGCATTAAAAAGTGGAAGTCCAAATAATAACCCACGTATACCTAACCAACAGGAGATTGAAGAATTATATCGCATATGTTACGACTATCAATTTTCAGGGAGCACAGTTTCGTAA
- a CDS encoding CoA-acylating methylmalonate-semialdehyde dehydrogenase: MTQNILKNFINGKWVEAKTEKYNQVPNPATGEILAEVPISTVDDVNDAVIAAKEAFKTWSKTPVPKRARILFKYQQLLVENWDDLAKLITIENGKSFTEAQGEVLRGIECVEFSAGAPTLMMGKQLPDIATNIESGMYRYPIGVVGGITPFNFPMMVPCWMFPLAIACGNSFILKPSERTPILANRLAELLQEAGLPDGVFNIVHGAHDVVNSMLEHKDIPAISFVGSQPVAEYVYKKGASHGKRVQALAGAKNHSIVMPDADLDSSVKEIIGAAYGSAGERCMSCSVVVAVGEVAEALIEKLIQSADAIEIGNGMDEGVFLGPVIRSEHKAKTAKYIEVGQDEGAVLLRDGREDACMTEAGYFIGPTIFDNVTTDMRIWKEEIFAPVLSIVRVKTLEEAIEVTNESDFGNGACLFTQSGHSVRYFRENIEVGMLGVNIGVPAPMAFFPFSGWKNSFYGDLHANGSDGVEFYTRRKMLTARWS, translated from the coding sequence ATGACGCAAAATATATTAAAAAACTTTATTAACGGTAAATGGGTGGAAGCGAAAACAGAAAAATATAATCAAGTTCCAAATCCTGCAACGGGTGAAATTTTAGCAGAAGTGCCTATTTCAACTGTAGATGATGTAAATGATGCAGTTATAGCGGCAAAAGAGGCATTCAAAACATGGAGTAAAACTCCGGTACCGAAAAGAGCACGTATCTTGTTCAAATACCAACAGTTACTAGTAGAAAATTGGGATGATCTTGCCAAACTTATCACAATTGAAAATGGAAAAAGCTTTACTGAAGCGCAGGGTGAAGTATTACGAGGCATAGAGTGTGTTGAGTTTTCTGCTGGTGCACCGACACTTATGATGGGAAAACAATTACCCGATATTGCAACAAATATTGAATCTGGTATGTATCGTTATCCAATTGGAGTTGTTGGTGGAATTACACCGTTTAATTTTCCAATGATGGTTCCTTGTTGGATGTTCCCGCTTGCGATTGCTTGCGGCAACTCGTTTATCCTTAAACCTTCAGAAAGAACACCAATTCTTGCAAACCGTTTGGCTGAATTGTTACAAGAAGCTGGGCTCCCAGATGGTGTATTCAATATTGTTCACGGTGCACATGATGTTGTAAATAGCATGCTTGAGCATAAAGATATACCGGCTATTTCATTTGTTGGATCTCAGCCAGTGGCAGAATATGTGTACAAAAAGGGTGCTAGTCACGGTAAGCGTGTTCAGGCTTTAGCAGGTGCAAAGAATCACTCTATTGTTATGCCTGATGCTGATTTGGATTCATCAGTAAAAGAAATTATTGGTGCAGCATACGGTTCAGCAGGTGAACGATGCATGTCTTGTTCCGTTGTTGTAGCAGTCGGAGAAGTTGCAGAAGCACTTATTGAAAAATTAATTCAGTCTGCTGATGCAATAGAAATTGGTAATGGAATGGATGAAGGAGTATTTCTTGGTCCAGTTATCCGCTCGGAACATAAGGCGAAAACAGCTAAATACATTGAGGTAGGACAAGATGAAGGAGCTGTTCTTTTAAGGGATGGCCGTGAAGATGCATGTATGACTGAAGCCGGATACTTTATAGGACCAACAATTTTTGACAATGTTACAACCGATATGAGAATTTGGAAAGAAGAAATTTTTGCCCCTGTTCTTTCAATTGTACGTGTTAAAACACTTGAAGAAGCGATAGAAGTTACAAATGAATCTGACTTTGGGAACGGCGCATGCCTATTTACGCAAAGTGGGCATAGCGTTCGATACTTCCGCGAAAACATTGAAGTTGGCATGCTAGGTGTGAATATAGGAGTTCCTGCTCCAATGGCATTTTTCCCATTCTCAGGATGGAAAAACTCATTCTACGGCGACTTACATGCGAATGGATCAGACGGGGTAGAATTCTACACAAGAAGAAAAATGTTAACCGCTCGTTGGTCATAA